In the Alistipes provencensis genome, TTATAAGCGTCTTGTCCAGCATCTCGGCCAGCCGGTAGGCCTTGTCGGCATTGTAGTCGACCAGTTTGATGTTCACCTCGTCCTGCAGCTCCGTGGCGATGCGGATGCCGATGCGCGAACCGCCGAGAATCATCATGTTCTTGATCTCGATGTTCGACTGTCCCGAGAACTCCATCACCTCCCTGACGGCATCCTGCCGGGCGATGACGTAGACCATGTCGCCCTCCATGAACTGCTCGCCCTCGCGGGGGATGATCGTCTGCCCGCCGCGCGTGATGGCCACCGTGCGGTAGCTCAGCGGCGTTTCGTCGGCGAAACCCGTAAGCACCTGCCCCACCAGCGGCGAGGCCGGTTCGAGGCGGAAGACCACCAGCGAGAGCTTGCCGCTCGAGAAATCGACGTATTCCGTGGTCGAGGTGTGTCCCAGCAGGTTGATGACCTCGCGGGCCGCGACCTTCTCGGGATAGAACAGGTAGTCGATGCCCATGTCGATGAACATCTCCTTGTTGTTGGGTTCGAGGTATTCGTTGTTGTCGATGCGGGCGATGGATTTCTTGGCCCCGAGCTTCTTGGCCAGCATCGCCGCCACGACGTTGGCGTTCTCCTCGTGGTTGACGGCGATGAACAGGTCACATTTGCGCACCGCGGCCTTGCGCAGCACGGCGAAGATCGTCGAATCGCCCTCGACGGTGATCACGTCGGCCAGACTGCTCACTTCCGAAAGCAGTTTCTGGTCGCCGTCGATGACGGTGATGTCGTGGCCGTTGCCGCTGAGCATCCGCGCCAGATGGCTGCCCATCTCGCC is a window encoding:
- the trkA gene encoding Trk system potassium transporter TrkA, with product MKIVIAGAGEMGSHLARMLSGNGHDITVIDGDQKLLSEVSSLADVITVEGDSTIFAVLRKAAVRKCDLFIAVNHEENANVVAAMLAKKLGAKKSIARIDNNEYLEPNNKEMFIDMGIDYLFYPEKVAAREVINLLGHTSTTEYVDFSSGKLSLVVFRLEPASPLVGQVLTGFADETPLSYRTVAITRGGQTIIPREGEQFMEGDMVYVIARQDAVREVMEFSGQSNIEIKNMMILGGSRIGIRIATELQDEVNIKLVDYNADKAYRLAEMLDKTLIINEDGRNTDTMMEEGLANMDAFVAVTGRSETNILAAMLAKRMGVKKVIAEVENMNYINLAESIGIDTIINKKLVTASNIFRFTMSTDVQAIKCLTGSDAEVLEFIVKPNSPATKARIKDLGLPEDTIIGGIVRGDKVFIAVDNMEINPYDRVVVFAMPGAVGKVGYYFN